In Mugil cephalus isolate CIBA_MC_2020 chromosome 11, CIBA_Mcephalus_1.1, whole genome shotgun sequence, the genomic window aaactgtaaacTTCCGTGTGCTTGTTTAAGACACATCACCCGCATATCCTGAATAGAAGGGGCTTAGAGTTAAAAGAGGAAGTGAGAGGAGGTTCTCCTGCTCATATACAACAGCTTGCCtgttaagaaacaaaaaactctaTTTCACCTTCATTACATGAACTATTAAAGAAATCGTTCTCTTGCTTGCATGGTCGGGCATGCAAATTATTGTCAAGCTGTTAAGTCAACTGTGAAAACTTCCTTTTTCTGATTGTGACTCCAGATAGGATACACCCGCTAAGGTAAGAGCAAACATTATTTTGTATCTTTTGTTCTAAAATAACTCCTATTTGACAGAATACTTAACTGAGATACATTTTGTTAGCCTAATAACATTAGCCATaacacaaatcattttctgatttactgttacaatattaattgcagtttttgtctttttttccaaaaacttttaaatataacttAGACAATAATGCTGCTAGGCTAATGATATGCACACATACGTGCTCATCTTGAGTATTATAACGGTATAATTTCTGTCGGAGTTGAGATTTGAGTTTGAAAGAAACATTCTAAAGTAACAAAATACATCTAAAATTATTACTGACATGGATTCGGTTTCATCCTGAAAAACTAACTACGAAGTCTGCTGTACAATAAGACACCGCATTTATCtttatgttgtatttaaaatttCAGAATACTTACTACTAAATAAGTCCACTTTATCATTAGAATTCTAAATATGTGATGTGTGGCGTGTCAAGTTTTTCCAAAAGTTAAATTTTTCATAGTGTAACTAACTCAGTGACAAATGTTAGAACAAATGACAGAACACAATACTATCGTAGATGTAAGGCACTCTATGCTGAAATGTAATCAAATCAAGAGCTGTGCTGCTTTGGTTGTGAGGAAGATGagataatgataaaataagacAACGTAAAATACTGTAGTCGGTCgtaagaggaggaaggaagacaTATCTAGAGTAGCTGCACCGACAAAgcaagatctctctctctctcacacacacacgcagatacACACTCCTATACACATGTTGTactttttctttgctctgtttttgttgcagagAGTTAGTCATATGTGAAAATGAGGGTTCGTACAGTCTGCTGGTTGTTTTTCCTGGCCATAGCAAAAGGTAGGTATTTCATAACTCCACTATAATAATGTTCTCTCTTAGCATTCAcattaaagtcacatttaacACTTGTCTTGTTCCACTTGTTTTCTCTCTACTGCAGGTTGCAACAACCCAAACCCCTTCACACTAGAACCCACTCAGCTGACGGCTAAAGAGGGGTCCTGCGTTGAAATCATATGCAAAGTCACAAAATCTATTGTTAATAATGGACAAACGTACTGGTTTTGGATGAAAGATCCAGTATATAATATGACAAAGAAAGATTTTGACGCCACCATTATATACAGTAGTCAAGAGTCCGAACGTCCCGTCAGTCCAGACTTTGCAAACCGAACAACATATATTGACTCTTCAAGTTGGAAGAGTATTCCAGCACGCATTTATGATTATTCGCAATGCAGTATTTTGATCTGCAATCTGAATAAAACAGACAGCGGAAACTATTCTTTTAGATAtgtggacaaacaaaataaatgtaatacatGGGCTACTAAGCCAGAGGCCAATCTCACAGTAGTGGGTAAGTACAAATATCTGAATACTCAAAGACAATAACAAAATACATagtaaaatgtgcaaacatgcTGAAAGTACAGTGATAACATTTTAAGATTCAATAAAAtgatattgagaaaaaaaatgcacatttttaatgcacattttattttgaggaaGAATTATGgaataagttaaataataaataaatgaaaaaatattttgggggcattttatgtttttattggttcGATGTAAGAGAGACAAGAGGCACTGGGATGAGAGAGGTGCAGTTACCGCAGTGAGGGCTGTTGCTTCAATTTACGGTGCGCTGGATGccccctcacctcacctcacctcacctcacctcacctcacctcacctcacctcacctcaccccaCAATTACAATTTTAACTTTGTGATAAATGTATAAGATCACACATTTtctacaagaaaaagaaagtttcaATTAGTGTGTTTCAAGCTTTAGCCTGATCCCAGAAACTCGTTAGTTTGGCTGGTTTTGTGGAACTAAGTACTGTATGTATTCTATTATATGAAAAGACTCTGAGCAAGACATTTAActcttatttgtattttgtgctgttttccttTCAAATTTCAGACAACCCATGCCCGATCACGTTTGAGAAGCAGCCTGTTGTGACGGAAAATAACACGATAACCCTCAGATGTGCCACTTTGAGTTCATGTCCTTCAAGCCTACAAATTCAGGGTTTGACACCACCGCTGCCACACAATCTTCAGAAGAATTCAGAGGAGTTCAAAGTCATCACACACAGCTTTAACGCCACCTGGGAGGACAACGGGAGAGTGTTGTCATGTCAAACTCAAGATACCATCGACAAATATCTGATTCAGAATATCACCCTGACTGTTGAATGTAAGTTCACGTTAGGAATGTGGTCCACTGTGTTCAGTTGGTCTTAAAGCTCAAATCTTGTTCTTTCAATACTACTGCATTGTTGCTGATTTAGGCTGATTTCTTCTAGATCCTCCTAAAGGCATACGGGCTGTGATAAGCTCCAACACTCCAAAGGAGGCAGAGCCTGTGACTTTCACATGCTCTGCCAGAGGGACACCTGCAGTCATCTTCACTTGGTTTAAAGTAGGACATGGCGgtcacaaaaatgtgttttcagggGCCAATTGGACAATCGGATCAATCAACGATTCACTGAATGGATCATACTATTGTCAAGCTAAAAACGAACATGGAGAGCAGCAATCAAATGTAGTCACAATTGATGTACAATGTAAGTATTTGATTCATTTCAGATCATTTCTAATGTAATATGTAAAGATTTGAATGAGAATATTACAGTGTGTGCTTTTTTGATTAACTCTGCATGATTTGTTACAGAGAGTCAACCTAAAAATGTGCTGTtctatcatttttttctttttttttttcttttttttttgttaagattGTCCCGATGTCGAGATACTGATTCAACCAGAGACACAGCTTTCGGATGACAAACGCTATGAAGTTGGAGAAGGATATACAGTTGCTCTTATATGTAATGTGATTAGAGCCAACCCACCGCCTCACACATTTAACTGGTATAAAGGTTCAACTCTTGTTTATACACATACAGATGCCTATCATATCAAAAGCATAAAGCCTGAAGACAGTGGCTTCTACACATGTGAAGCCAGTAACACTGTGGGTTCAAGAACATCACAGGGACGTCAGCTTAATGTTTTATGTAAGTATTGCGTCTCCTTGTGCTAAAGTGGATATGGTGATGACAGTGACGATGTAGAAGAGATAAATACATCTGTGtcaccaacaaacacaacactgaaagtgtttttttttttttttcagacaagcCAATGAACACCAGAATTTCCGTCCAGGGTGCTGTTAACAACATGGTGACAGTTGGCAGCAGTGTCACATTCAAATGCAATACTGATGCATATCCAAATGATGTAGAGAAATCCTTGTACAGTTTCAAACAGACTGACCCTTCACAGTGGACAGCCATAACAAGCTGGACGATGTTGGTTCAAAGAACAGATGAAGCATGCTACATATGCAATGCATCAAATAAAGTTGGTAAAGGGAATATAAGCAAGCCAGAATGCATACAAGTACTGTGTAAGTAATTGTGTTCTGCTAGTTTCTGTGCACTTTTGCATCAAGTTTAAAAAATCTGCCTTGATACCTGATCGCTTCAAAATTGCatcatcactttctttttttttatttattcatttgtttttaaaaatgtaatatcaTTAATTCAGAGATTTAGATTCAATGTTGCTTAGCTGAAGGGAGCATGAATGAAGATGGCTCTGCTCACTAACACTTTCCAGTCATTCACATTGTAGCTTAGCCCATTTGTTTCATCCATACAAAAGCCAGAGTGTAACATGCCTTTTGACAAGAAGTGTCAGgcagaaaacaagagaaggTTCAAGACAACCTTGTGTAAAATAGCCGATTATGTTTTTTACACTTCACCTTTTATATGGATTAAACAATAATATATGATGCCAGTATGATACAGATGACAGGCGGAGGGAATCTAGTTGTTTCATTGGGTTTGCTGCATCTCTGTTTGCTAAGCTAACTTACTGCCAGGTGGACATCAGAGGTGCACTaatattttttgacaaatgCCAGACTCAGAAACTTCCAAAACAATCAAGCTCATAGTTGCTTCCTCTTCACAGTTCCTCCTACGAAAGTCAACCTGTCTATGGATAGCCTGGTCACGGAAGGACAGAACATGACTGTCAACTGCACTGCTGAAAGCAACCCAAAATCAAATTTCATCTTTAAAAGATTGTCAGGAGGGAAAAATTTACAGCCCGTCATCCTACGGCCCGTCAGCGGAAAACCAAATACTTACCAGCATACATTTACAGTGACTTCAACCGACGCAGGCGTTTATAAGTGTGAAGCCTCAAACAACCTAGGAACAAACAACAGCATGCACAGGAAACTGGTGGTGAAATGTGGGTGATCTTCTTCTTAATCACACATCAAAATCAAAACTTTCCTTTCCATGGCTTCCTTTTATATTATTAGTAACATTTAAAAGTATTGCCAATTTGTCCGTCTACacatgaatttaaaacattCGCAATTTCTCATGCAGCAGATTATCTATTCTGAAAATAATTTTTGTTAACACAAAACGTCAGTTGATAGTTGTTACTTTtacttcgtttttttttttcttactgctGAGGAAACAGAATTTAGCTGCTGTATAGACAATACAGAAACCACAGTAATCtaaattttattaataatatctTTGTGTTAAATGCAGATGCTCCCAAAGAGGTGAAAGTAGAAGCCAGTCAGTCTGGTTTTGTTGTGAACGAAAACCAGAACTTCACCCTGAACTGCAGAGCAAATTCCTTCCCAAACATGACTTTTGTCACCTGGACAAAGATGACTAATGGGAAGGATGAACCCATCCCAGACGCTCATCAGGCTTCTTTCTCTGTGCAGTCTGCCAGTCCCTCGGACAGCGGACTGTACAGCTGCACAGTCGCAAATGAAGTTGGACGTAATAAATCACAGCAAGTTGAGATTAAAGTCAAGTGTGAGTACACCAATGTACTTGTGATGGTTATGGATGAattacacagagaaagaaactaTTTAATTGTTTATGTTCCAAATACAAACTGTATAGAAATGAATGTAAGACCACAGCTCAAACTTgtaacagtttaaacatgtaTCCCgattaattcagttcagttcaactgcattttattcacatagcatcagtaacaatacaaattgtctctgGACACTTTAGAAAATCCGGTCTGAAACTCCCagagcaaacaaacatcaatcatacagacagagagaggaacacACAGTTAACATCAGTTAACAAgctatacagtagtagcacagAACTGCACACACAGGAATAGATCAGAAATTAGATGAGAAATTAGAAAGGAGGAGTTCGGtgccagaaaagaaaaaaatgtagagGATAGGTGctctgtgtgagagagaagagaatagAGGACATGTGTGGGAGGAGCTTAATACCATAGTTTACATCCATTATTTTCTCCCATGATAAATGTGTTTGCAAAGTTAATAATTTAGATTTCTTTCCTGTCAATTTGCTATATTTTGTACTGATATTATCTGAGGATTACAGCAAAAATGTGGATTGTGTCACAGACACTTAAAACAGCATATATACATTTGAATAGAATCATGTCACATAACTGCACTTTAAAgctaaatgtaaaaacaattaGGATATCTTTGGCCATGTTGTTTAGAAATGTTGCatatttgctgtgtttttttgtcaaacttGAGTTAAGTTTGTGGACAGTCTAATGGTTTGCCAGAGTGccattcttcttctacttttcaCATAAAGCAGGTTTAACATATAGACACACCGTTCTCTACAGCCAAACCCAACGGTTTCCTGAAGTTTTGAAGAGGCCAGTGCCTCTGGTCGCCCTCCTGCCATTTTCTGACTCCTCTCAATTCACAAACAGAGGGTGTGAGGCGACGCCCAGGCAAAAAGCTAGCAACCTGTAAAGGCACCCACCTGTCATGTGCATAAAAGTTCATCCCCTGTGTCATGAATGAAGAAATAAGCTATAGAAACCAAAAACGATTTTGGATTCAGGCATTTTGACATGGAGGTCTGTGGAGATCAATTCACTTTTGGTGCCTGTGAAGTGCCAATTCAAGGAATTGCACTTCTTTTATCACTTCAGCACTTGCTTTAATGTTCAGCTGCTGAAAGAATTTTTCCCTgattctctttctttcactgtACAT contains:
- the si:dkey-24p1.1 gene encoding B-cell receptor CD22, with the translated sequence MRVRTVCWLFFLAIAKGCNNPNPFTLEPTQLTAKEGSCVEIICKVTKSIVNNGQTYWFWMKDPVYNMTKKDFDATIIYSSQESERPVSPDFANRTTYIDSSSWKSIPARIYDYSQCSILICNLNKTDSGNYSFRYVDKQNKCNTWATKPEANLTVVDNPCPITFEKQPVVTENNTITLRCATLSSCPSSLQIQGLTPPLPHNLQKNSEEFKVITHSFNATWEDNGRVLSCQTQDTIDKYLIQNITLTVEYPPKGIRAVISSNTPKEAEPVTFTCSARGTPAVIFTWFKVGHGGHKNVFSGANWTIGSINDSLNGSYYCQAKNEHGEQQSNVVTIDVQYCPDVEILIQPETQLSDDKRYEVGEGYTVALICNVIRANPPPHTFNWYKGSTLVYTHTDAYHIKSIKPEDSGFYTCEASNTVGSRTSQGRQLNVLYKPMNTRISVQGAVNNMVTVGSSVTFKCNTDAYPNDVEKSLYSFKQTDPSQWTAITSWTMLVQRTDEACYICNASNKVGKGNISKPECIQVLFPPTKVNLSMDSLVTEGQNMTVNCTAESNPKSNFIFKRLSGGKNLQPVILRPVSGKPNTYQHTFTVTSTDAGVYKCEASNNLGTNNSMHRKLVVKYAPKEVKVEASQSGFVVNENQNFTLNCRANSFPNMTFVTWTKMTNGKDEPIPDAHQASFSVQSASPSDSGLYSCTVANEVGRNKSQQVEIKVKYAPKHIKITQGPVQQRVDGKRFVILSCSSHSYPPVEYSWYNKVEMGSTKLSNGQNITVEESTQQLGEYYCIAKNEISSKESEVVIPFDDSAMKVVKLFFLSCFILLFPLLMFLVCRQRTNKSRRRPTVNTWPCFGFLAWWNRKRSINQMNETRLVEPSRSRDDLLPDQPCRARGQQWQPHPDRTPALPINTVYCTVNLPKGQQAPSAQKPKITNGGHTESDSLNYASLQFVNKQKTPEDVYARVSKSNSSEEKEQENLGDYENVSAACAARPPSLYESDDTDTSDEEVTVNYSQVIFKPKFGQQRANRLSSSSAEETEYSEVKI